ATGACGGCCGCCACGAGCGACGGCAGACCGGTCCCTGCACCAAGTtccacgacgcgcttggCTCGCACATCCAtctcgcgcgccgtgaTCATCTTGGCAAGATGCACGCCTGCATCCCACTGGTGGTGCGCGAATAGACGCGTGTTCTCCGAGCTGAGCTCAGGGATGCGGtacacgatgcgccgctcccCGTGCCGAGACGGCgcaagcgcctcgtcggcaaACACGCTGCGCGTGCCAGGATCGCCACGTGCTGGTTGGTGATGCGCAAAGACGGTGAACAGCGCGTCCTCAAAATAGTCCATCGATGAGAAGAATGGGCCCAAATTGGGCGACCCATGGTCCCTCCACTATACACCTATGCTGCGTCCTCGTCCGactcggcatcgtcgtcgacctgGATGTCAGCCGGTCGTTCCGTGCGCTCGTCCCATGACAGATGGTGCTGTCGCAAGCGATCGCCAAACGTCCGCCGCACACCAGGGTTGGTGAGCGTGTCCCAGATATGCAGCTTGCCGCCCGATCCGGCAGCAGCAATCGTCAATGGATCGTTGGGCGAGAAGCTCGTCGTGAAGAGTTTGCCAATGCCGAGATCGCGGGCGGACACGAGACTGATACTCCGTGGCTTATCGCCATCGCTGTCCACATTCCATACCTTGACTTGGCGGTCCGTGCCGGCTGTGAGTAAGCACCCAGGAATATGTGGACTGATATCGAGGGACGTGCACGCACCGTCATGCGCCACCAGCGTATACAGGGCCGCATCCGTGCCGCTCGGCGTGAGTGCACGCACATCAAATCCTTGCACGATACCTGACTCGAGTGCCACCAGGAACGAGTGCTCCTTCCATCCATTCCACCGGACGGCTTCCACATCCGCACCAATACGCGCCACAACagcctgctcggccatgcgcgcatcaAACACGCGGATCGTCTTGTCATAGCTGCCGGACAGGAGCACGGCAGGGTTCTCTGTGCCCGACGAGCCACCAGGCGCACCCACCTGCCAAGCTACGCTCTGGACCTTGTCCGTGTGCGCCGAGAagctgcgcagcgcacTCGACGATGTGCCACTCATCGGCCGCGACAGATCCCACAGCTTGACCGTCGTGTCTGCCGACGCTGATGCCAACAGATTCCGCGCGTGCCGATTCCACGAAAGCGACAACACCGCATCGACGTGGTGCGTCTCGTtcggcacacgcgcctTGGGAACGCGCCGCTTCTTTTTGCCCGTGCCAGACGGTGCATCCAGTTGCGAGGTAAGGTCCTTGCGGCCCAGGACGGCATCAGGGAAAATGCCCTCGATCGTATCCATATCCCAAATCTCAATCTCGGGATCCATCGTGCCGACCGCCACAAAGTTGCCCATAGTGCCTGCAACACGACCGCGCGTATCGCCCTCGTatggcgccggcgcataGTCGAGCCACTCGAGATGCAGGGGGAACGACGGGAGAAGCAAATCGTGATGCACGTACAAATTCTGATCCTCGGACGAGTACACATACGCCTCGATCATCGATACGTCGTCCTCTGTCTTGGCCGTCAAAATCATATTGTCCGTTGGCAGTAtttcgagctgctcacgctctTCCTGCTCGTCGGCCGGGTCGTCCTTGAGCGTCATGTATGGGTCGTCATTGTCATCGCGGAAAAACTGCGCGCCACGAATACCACTTAGCGCGCCCATCGCCATGGTCTGACTCGGTTCCTCATCATACGTGTCCAAACGATAGCGCGTAAGGTCGTGGGCATCCGTTTCATCCTCCTCCATcgcctcctcgtcctcatccaCATCTTCCCAGCCATCACCACCAGCCTCCGCCTGGGCCTGTGCCAGCTGCCGCTCAGCCTCGCCCAGCTCCGTGCCGGTAAGCGCACTTATGCGCTCCATCTCGGCCTCATCGAGCTTCTGCTTCGTCGGGTGCCGCGCAGCTACGCCACGAGCAATCCAAACCCCTGACGAAATCATGGCACGAGAACAAGGTGTGGAGTCAgccttttttttttcttcCGGCCGATGTCGCCCCGTTTTTTTCTTTCCAGTGGTTCACGATATGCTGCGTGTAGCCAAGCCCAAGAATGCGCGATCGAAGCGTGCCCTCGAGAAGCGCGAGTCCAAAGAGAAGGAAAATGCCAAGACGGCCATCTTTGTGAGAGGCACTAGGACTTCTGAAAAGGTGAATGTGGCCATGACGGAGCTGGCCGCTCTCAAGAAGCccgatgccgtggcgtTCAACAAGCGCAACGATGTGCTGCCTTTTGAAGATGCTACGAGCCTCGAGTTCTGGGGACAGAAGAATGACGCGAGTCTGCTCGTAGTCGGAAGCAGCCAAAAGAAGCGTCCTGACAACCTATGCTGGGTTCGTCTCTTTGACGGCCAAGTACTTGATATGCTAGAGATGGGC
Above is a window of Malassezia restricta chromosome IX, complete sequence DNA encoding:
- a CDS encoding periodic tryptophan protein 1; amino-acid sequence: MISSGVWIARGVAARHPTKQKLDEAEMERISALTGTELGEAERQLAQAQAEAGGDGWEDVDEDEEAMEEDETDAHDLTRYRLDTYDEEPSQTMAMGALSGIRGAQFFRDDNDDPYMTLKDDPADEQEEREQLEILPTDNMILTAKTEDDVSMIEAYVYSSEDQNLYVHHDLLLPSFPLHLEWLDYAPAPYEGDTRGRVAGTMGNFVAVGTMDPEIEIWDMDTIEGIFPDAVLGRKDLTSQLDAPSGTGKKKRRVPKARVPNETHHVDAVLSLSWNRHARNLLASASADTTVKLWDLSRPMSGTSSSALRSFSAHTDKVQSVAWQVGAPGGSSGTENPAVLLSGSYDKTIRVFDARMAEQAVVARIGADVEAVRWNGWKEHSFLVALESGIVQGFDVRALTPSGTDAALYTLVAHDGACTSLDISPHIPGCLLTAGTDRQVKVWNVDSDGDKPRSISLVSARDLGIGKLFTTSFSPNDPLTIAAAGSGGKLHIWDTLTNPGVRRTFGDRLRQHHLSWDERTERPADIQVDDDAESDEDAA